The genomic stretch GGTTGTTTAAGTATCCTTGTCCAACTTTATGGTAACATGAGAAAATGCTGGCAGCAAGGGACAGCCTGTGCTATAGGTCGATTATAGTGCCATCTCTAGagaatagttaaaaaaaaaaaaataataataataataataataatcctaactcAGGCATAATTTCTTCAGCTAATGGCATTTATATTAAGCAACAGCAGTTAAGGCTCCAGACAGAAGgcagtttatataaaaaaaaaaaaaaaaaagtcaagagGGAACTGGCATCCTTCTTCACTTGGACCCTGCTCGGACTGAGCTGAAAACTGGTCCATGTCTTGCATCGGGTCTTAACACAGCAGACCTTAAAAAGTGAAAAGACCATTCGCATTATCAAATCACACTTGTATGGAGATTCAGACTAAGAATGTTCTTCTCTAAAAGTCATTAGAAAGAGTAGGTAAATGTTTCTTCACCATGCTAAGGGCTGGATTTTAAAACGTGTTGTTCTGGCATAAGCTCAAAGAAAGGCAGGAGGCCTGTGACCCATAAAAGGCCCTATACTCCGCTTGTTCCTATGAATACATACAGAGTACATACCTGTAATATGCGATGACTCCAGGATGTTCACTTATTCAGACTATAATAGATACAGTACAAAGTGGAACTAAAAAAATCATGCTAAACTCATAaccaattctgtgaattagttcTGCAAGACTGCTACTCAAGTCAAGGAACCTGTACAATCTCTCTCCAGAACTTAAGGAGTTAATTACTTTAATGCTTTCTTTAAAACTTGGAATGGCTGCAgggagaggagaaggaggagagaaACAATTGTGGACACATTATACTGTTAATTATTGGCGCCACAAGCTGAAAAACAGCTAGTTTACTTTAATTACAGTTACCgaggtttttttgtttggtttccttTTGCTTTTAAAAGGACCTTGTGCATTGCTGGTTTATTGTGGCATGCAATCTGGATACAGAAATCGACACTGGGCTTCAACATTCAGTTCTCACGTTCACCCTTAAGAGTGTAGAGCCAAGGATGTGGGGCTCACACtcaatcaattaagcaagtcaaCCATAGGAATTTGTCCCTTAGGAGGCTGCAGGCATTCAGAAAATTGTTCCAATAATTTCTaggactgaatttaccacatcACCTGCTTCACTGATCAGAATGACAtacttccaggtgtttataaattgggTGATACAAGGGTGAcctctaaaacctgctggatagtgGCTCACCAGGACTAGGGTTGGACACCCCTGCCCTAGAGTTTAatacatctatttttttttttagttctaaAAGACTCAACCCTAAACTCAGCCAGCCTGCACCTTCCGAGCCACTTTTTTCAAAACCTTACAGATGGTACAATCTGACCCCTAGTGGTCGTGGAAATGAAGCAAAGTGCTGCCCACAACTGGAATGAGGAGGAAACCTTGATCCAGCACTGTGCTCAAGTGTACCATGGCAAGATTTCAGATTGAACAAGCGTTGCGGTTTATTTTGGTTGGTTGTGGTTCAGTCAAAgtgtttttacatatatatatatatacaaactcacATTTAAACTGATGCTAAAGCCCtgtaaccaaaaaataaataaaaatgctctTCTGAAATAAAGACATTGAGGGcactgcacacaaaaaaaaaaaaaaaaaaaaaaaaaaaaaaaggggaggggagggggaaacAAAGCTACACGTGTCATACCCTAGAGTAGAGGATCAGAAATAGTGCCACCTTACAGCCTGGTGGACTGTAGGACTATCCCTtgttcctcctcccttctcACACAACTATCACAATTGGACGTCATTAAGGGGTTAAACTTCAAGAGAGGCAGGTCTTCAGAAGGGCTGCCTCTGAGATTGCCCCATCCTTCCTTCTGTTGTAAACGGCGTGAGGGAGATTGCAAGCTCTGCTGGGACTCCGTAGCCGCGTCGTTCTGGCAGTGAACGACAAACGCGCCCTGGTGGTGTCTTCTGTACAGCACGGCCACGATGGACAGCAACAGCATGAGGAACACTGTGAAGAGCAGACCCATCCCATACAGGACTTTCAGCAGGCTGGGCGAGAAGTTGGAGTGGGTGCCTGTGattgaggaggggagggaaatgAAGAGAAAAGCAAAAAGCAGCGCGTGACCGAACGCAACCCTAAGCCATCTTGTCAAACTTCTGGGGACCAAGCAAAAAGCGGTACCTGTCACATCAATACAAAGAGTCCCACCAGAGCCCACCCGAGACAGGTCTTCAAATCCACTCTGACAGAGGCAGGTGTAAGTGCCAAAGTCATTGAAGCAGTCAGCATGGGCATCACACAGTACCAGCTCCGTCCTGCACTCATTCACATCTGAAACCAGCCATTGGTGACAGAAGGTAAGGGTGGGGTGGTGTACTGTATTCTTCATGCTAAAGTTAATGAGGTGGGGGGGaggtgaggaaaaaaagttgAGAGTCTTTTGCATTCCCTCCGGGTTTTGTAGCATTAAAATTCATTACCTTCCGTTGACACTGAAACCACTTGAGCCAAACCAGTGCCCAGATCTGCCACAGGTTTATTTAAAAGTCTTTCCATGCCGGACTTCAATGACGTATGGAAGCTCTCCTCGCCAAAGCCGAACTGCAGCCATAGTATGAAGAGAAGACCTGAATTTAACCTGTGACAAGACGTTCATGCAGATTAGCTAGGAGGTACGTACATACAACCTATAAAAGATAGGTTCGTTCCAAATTAATTTCACCTTATTGTACTTATTGTATAAGTTTCCAGCACAGAACAGTAAGCTCCAGTCACGTGGCATCACTGTCCTACATTTACTGAAAGGAATCGCATTCACCGAGCTTCCAGTTATGAAGAGCATCTTCTGCCTGAAATTCGCCAAATGCTGATCAAGACAGGAGGTTATAAATCAATTGTTATCCTCCCTCATAAACATTGAGCTGAATAGTAATGTACTTATGTAAACATTTTGTAAACTAAAACTTTCCCTCATGGAATAAATCATGAAGTGTTGACTGGAAGACTAAAACCGTCTCGTCTCAGGCGTATTCTATGTGAGTGTCTGCGGTAGATAATGGTTTCAGTGAAGCAACAATGAGGTTTGGGTAATTCATCATCACATACCAAAAAAGAACAAACCTTTTCACCCTTTTTGAGGAAATTGCTTTAAGTGGTGGATGATTCTTTAGCTCTTCTTTAATCTGAAAGACATAATGTTCAAGACTGACTATGCATCGCAGATCTGTCGAGATCTGAAAAGGCCAACAAACACACTTCTGACAGAAAACATCATGGTCTTGTGTTTATGGTGCAATGATTTCAAACTCACCATTTTGTGGACCGAGGTCAGAAGAGTCTTAACCTGTAGttccttttcattttctctGGGATTTAACTGGACTTCAAAAGACACTTCAAATAAATACTCTGGAAAACAAGTTCCTCTTGTTCCgttaacatttcaaaatgaacATCTTTCTAGACTGCAGACTAGGGGTTTCTGAAATAAAAAGGGAAGAGGCACTGCTGCATTGTCGAtctggggtggtgggggggaggggcgtTTTGTATATCGGTTCCCTGGTATCGGTATGGGGTTTCTGCATTGGGCCACCTGTAATCCAGAACTTGAGCTTTCATTTCATTCTCTGCTTTCCATCTATATTTTAAGATTGTCTTGCAATAAAAACAATGCTCCTCATGAAATATAGTTCAACCGCAGAGTAAGACAGATTAAATAATTTAGTATTGGAAATTAATAAACGCAACTGCCTTGCAGAGAATTTGGTGCGCAGCCCTTCCTCTTACCTCCAGGGAAATGCGTCACAGTGGCGTTCCTGTGGTATCTAGAAGCATGAGCCCGTTCTGAGGGGAAAAAGGAGAGTTCagaattacaatacaataaaagaaTGTAGTTTCagaattacaatacaataaaataatgtagtgCAGAAAATAAGAATGTTAAGAAATGTGAATCATACCCCTTAACATATTTTTGTCCCTTTCCGGGGCTACGGCTTGTGGGTGTTCACTTATTGTCTGGGTTACAAGTGAATGGTCTCTTTTCTCATCAAGACCGCTGGCATTTGGACTCCGACCTACTGAAGCTGGAGTCATTCTGTACATTGAGGAGGCGACCACGGTTAGCATGTCAGGTTTCGCCGGAGTAGTCAACTCTGGTATGATGTGGCGTGGTTGATCGTGGGTATGCAAGGAAGTCTCCTTTGAGACACCAAAAGCAAGGAAATCTGTTCTATTGAGGCCCATAGAGCTTTCAGGAAGAAGAGCCCAATCAGTTGTAGGAGATGGAGTTATTCCCCTCGTTCTAGCCTGAATAAGCCAATGAGATCTTCCCGTCAATTGATCTTGTCTGTCATTGGCCAAAAGAGTGCTGTATTCGGTCTTTAGCAATTCATGTGAAGGAGTAGCAGTTATATGCGCTAAAATATTTTTGTACAAGTTGTCCTTCACTTCAGCGCCAGACAGCTTTATCTGGGTCAGGTAGCCCTTTTGACGAGTTGCTGTAACATCTCTGGTTTGTAATGAGCTCCATGTCCCGTTGCTGCTCAAATCGTGCGTGTCCCATAAAGAAGCGGTTTGCATAGGTTTTGTAAACTCTAAAGCCTCAGGCTGAGCTGCATGAGGTTGAGACAGAGAAGGCTGCAGAAACCTCTCTAAAGAAGCAGCTTGTGTGTTGTGCGATGAACTTCCTGGAGTAAACCCACTTTCTTTTTGTGATTGTGACATTGATAAATATCCTGAATGTGCACCAGAATGTGTAAATTCATCTGCACCCGTCTCTTTCCCATGTGGTGCAGaggtggttttgttttctggtGCAAGTGACTTCAATTCTTGCAGCTCAGGAGGAGGGGAAGGAAGCAACGGCAGGGCTGCATTTAGTAATGTTGGGTCCTCCTTCAGCACATGGTAATTTCCGTAGAACCCTCTGTATGGCCATATTCGATTTCCCCTGATAAGTAGAACCACATATAGGATGTTGGCTTTGGAAGTATAATGGGCTTTCTGCCAACAGGTGTCCAATATGCGCTGCCTTCCTCTGGCAGGAAACTCCTCCAAGTGGATCTCGTCCGTTTTCAGATCACAGGTGTTGGCAGACGTGAAGTCCTGCAAGTACAGCACGATGCGTTTTCCAGGCTGCACCCAGACCGTCCAGTTGCACCAGAGGGGGGGGTGAGAGCACAAGTAGTCTGGCGAGAAGAACTCCCCCTGGTCATCACGGAAAACCACGTGGCAGCTTCTCAGGGCGAAGAAAGCATAATCTGTCctttctaaatgtaataaacataTTGAGACTATAAAAACAGCTCCTTCATTTCAACATCTGTGCACAGTGAATAAAATAAGCAGTGGGCTCTATCACAGTTCAGCTAGCAAATGAAGAGAAATGTGTTTCCTTTTAGAGAAAATTCCCAGCCATTTGTCAAGGCGATAAAATACACATAGTAGGGATCCAAGACAATCATTTAAGGAACCCAAGAGGAGTATGTTAATTTAGCACATATGCTCTCACAGATTTGGATGCTCAGCTCTTTAGTTGGAATCTATTTTCCACATACAGCAgtacacttttaagtaaacaattaaattaataattaaattggCTACAAAAGGAACTATggatttaatttactttaatgCTTGTTGGTTCTTGTGCTAGCAACACCACATAGATCAAAGGGGCTCATAAAGAAACATGAAGCCCCCTTATGATTATATCTCCAGGGCGACCTGCAGTTTACACAAGATGTAAAAGTGAAGTAAGCAGAGTCCAACTGTACTTATCAACAGCTATACTCAGTTTACTGAAAGTAAACTGAAGGTttttgattaaatatatatttggaagTTCATTCATAAACCTCTATAACAGCT from Amia ocellicauda isolate fAmiCal2 chromosome 23, fAmiCal2.hap1, whole genome shotgun sequence encodes the following:
- the LOC136719196 gene encoding uncharacterized protein LOC136719196, coding for MFKEMFRGDFQMSTVLLLCVHMFKWDPTTATSVNLVPEPFKRSTERTDYAFFALRSCHVVFRDDQGEFFSPDYLCSHPPLWCNWTVWVQPGKRIVLYLQDFTSANTCDLKTDEIHLEEFPARGRQRILDTCWQKAHYTSKANILYVVLLIRGNRIWPYRGFYGNYHVLKEDPTLLNAALPLLPSPPPELQELKSLAPENKTTSAPHGKETGADEFTHSGAHSGYLSMSQSQKESGFTPGSSSHNTQAASLERFLQPSLSQPHAAQPEALEFTKPMQTASLWDTHDLSSNGTWSSLQTRDVTATRQKGYLTQIKLSGAEVKDNLYKNILAHITATPSHELLKTEYSTLLANDRQDQLTGRSHWLIQARTRGITPSPTTDWALLPESSMGLNRTDFLAFGVSKETSLHTHDQPRHIIPELTTPAKPDMLTVVASSMYRMTPASVGRSPNASGLDEKRDHSLVTQTISEHPQAVAPERDKNMLRERAHASRYHRNATVTHFPGEYLFEVSFEVQLNPRENEKELQVKTLLTSVHKMIKEELKNHPPLKAISSKRVKRLNSGLLFILWLQFGFGEESFHTSLKSGMERLLNKPVADLGTGLAQVVSVSTEDVNECRTELVLCDAHADCFNDFGTYTCLCQSGFEDLSRVGSGGTLCIDVTGTHSNFSPSLLKVLYGMGLLFTVFLMLLLSIVAVLYRRHHQGAFVVHCQNDAATESQQSLQSPSRRLQQKEGWGNLRGSPSEDLPLLKFNPLMTSNCDSCVRREEEQGIVLQSTRL